The proteins below are encoded in one region of Apium graveolens cultivar Ventura chromosome 4, ASM990537v1, whole genome shotgun sequence:
- the LOC141720988 gene encoding uncharacterized protein LOC141720988: MASTDSTQLQLASVLGPDTTHFDALLSHLMSSDNDRRSEAESLFNLAKQTHPDSLSLKLAHALSSSSTEFRALSAVLLRKVLTQTDDDDSFLFYNLTSETQNNIKSTLIVCLSRENVKSVIKKVSDTVSELASVILADGKWPELLPFVFQCVNSENSSLREVGFWIFGQLAQVIGETLGNYFDMLHSVFFRSLGNGVELNVRNAALGAAVSFIQCLEKESERDRFRDLVPLMMSTLNDGLGLGEEASAQEALEMFIELAGMEPRFFRRQIVDVVGSMLKIAGAGSLEEGTRHLAVEFVITLAEARERAPGMMRKLPQFIRGLFEILMQMLLDVDDDPAWHSAVTEHEDAGETTNYSVGQECMDRLAMALGGNTIVPVASEVFPVYLAAPEWQKHHAALIALAQIAEGCSKIMTKNLEPVISMVLNSFGDPHPRVRWAAVNAVGQLSTDLGPDLQNKYHHLVLPALAAAMDDYQNPRVQAHSASAVLNFSESCTPEILAPYLDGIVGKLLILLQNGNQMVQEGALTALASIADISQEHFQKYYDAVMPFLKAILVNATDKSNRMLRARSMECISLIGMAVGKDKFKDDAKQVMEVLMSLQGSQMEADDPTTSYMLQAWARLCKCLGQDFLPYMNVVMPPLLHSAQLKPDVTITSADSDAEIDESDDESIETITLGDKRIGIKTSVLEEKATACNMICCYVDELKEGFFPWIDQVAPTLVPLLKFYFHEDVRKAAVSAMPDLLRSAKLAVEKGQSQGRNESYVKQLLDYIIPAIVEALHKEPETEICASMLDSLNECAKICGPLLDENQVKLIVEEIKMVIAASSTRKRGRDERSKAEDFDEEERELLKEENEQEEDLLNEVGDLLGTLIKLFKVSFLPFFEDLSPHLTPMLGKDKTVEERRVAICVFDDVAEECREAAQKYYNHYLPFLLEACNDKSTDVRQAAVYGVGVCAEFGGSAFSSHVGNALSRLDVVIGHPNKLDPDNIMAYDNAVSALGKICRFHRDKLNAAQIVPSWLSCLPLRGDLIEAKLVHDQLCSMVERSDRELLGPNNQYLPKIVMVFAEVLCSGGDLASEQTYSRMITLLKQLNQTLPPDALASTWSSLQPQQQLTLQSILSS, translated from the exons ATGGCATCCACCGATTCAACTCAACTCCAACTCGCTTCTGTACTCGGTCCCGACACCACGCACTTCGATGCACTTCTTTCTCATCTCATGTCCTCCGATAACGATCGCCGTTCCGAAGCTGAGTCCCTCTTCAATCTCGCCAAACAAACTCATCCTGACTCATTGAGTCTCAAACTCGCTCACGCCTTATCATCTTCGAGTACTGAGTTTCGTGCTCTCTCCGCTGTGTTGCTTCGTAAGGTTTTAACTCaaactgatgatgatgattcattTTTGTTTTATAATTTGACTAGTGAGACTCAGAATAATATTAAGTCTACTTTGATTGTGTGTTTGAGTCGTGAAAATGTGAAATCGGTTATTAAGAAGGTTTCCGATACGGTTTCGGAGCTTGCTTCCGTTATTTTAGCGGATGGTAAGTGGCCGGAGCTGTTACCGTTTGTGTTTCAGTGTGTTAATTCAGAGAATTCGAGTCTTCGAGAGGTTGGATTTTGGATTTTTGGTCAATTGGCGCAGGTTATTGGGGAAACCCTAGGGAATTATTTCGATATGTTACATTCGGTATTTTTTAGGAGTTTAGGGAATGGTGTGGAGTTGAATGTGAGGAACGCGGCGTTAGGTGCTGCGGTTAGTTTTATTCAGTGTTTAGAGAAGGAGAGTGAGAGGGATAGGTTTCGGGATTTGGTGCCGTTGATGATGAGTACTTTGAATGATGGTTTGGGGTTGGGGGAGGAGGCGAGTGCGCAGGAGGCGTTGGAGATGTTTATTGAGTTAGCGGGGATGGAACCGAGGTTTTTTAGGAGGCAGATTGTGGATGTGGTTGGTTCGATGTTGAAGATTGCGGGGGCGGGGAGTTTGGAAGAAGGGACTAGACATTTGGCGGTGGAGTTCGTGATTACGTTGGCTGAGGCTAGGGAGAGAGCGCCTGGGATGATGAGGAAATTGCCGCAGTTTATTAgaggattgtttgagattttgaTGCAGATGTTATTGGATGTAGATGATGATCCTGCCTGGCATTCTGCTGTGACTGAGCATGAAGATGCGGGTGAGACCACAAATTATAGTGTAGGACAGGAGTGTATGGATCGGCTAGCAATGGCGTTGGGTGGAAATACTATTGTTCCTGTCGCTTCCGAGGTGTTTCCGGTCTATTTGGCAGCACCAGAGTGGCAGAAACATCATGCTGCACTCATTGCGCTTGCTCAAATTGCTGAGGGCTGCTCCAAG ATAATGACTAAGAATCTGGAACCAGTTATTTCTATGGTTTTGAACTCATTCGGTGATCCCCACCCTCGTGTTCGGTGGGCAGCTGTTAATGCAGTTGGCCAACTCTCAACAGATTTGGGTCCTGACTTGCAAAATAAATATCACCATTTAGTTCTGCCAGCATTAGCTGCAGCCATGGATGATTATCAAAATCCTCGAGTTCAG GCTCATTCTGCTTCTGCAGTGCTAAATTTCAGTGAAAGCTGTACGCCTGAGATCCTGGCACCTTACTTAGATGGGATTGTGGGCAAATTGCTTATACTGTTGCAG AATGGCAATCAAATGGTGCAAGAGGGAGCTTTGACAGCTTTAGCATCAATTGCTGATATATCACAG GAGCATTTCCAGAAGTATTATGATGCTGTTATGCCGTTCTTGAAAGCTATTTTAGTGAATGCAACCGACAAGTCTAATCGCATGCTTCGTGCTAGATCCATGGAGTGCATTAGTTTGATAGGAATGGCTGTTGGAAAAGACAAGTTCAAGGATGATGCGAAGCAG GTTATGGAGGTCCTTATGTCACTTCAAGGATCTCAGATGGAGGCAGATGATCCAACAACTAGCTATATGTTGCAA GCATGGGCCAGACTATGCAAGTGCCTTGGGCAGGATTTCCTTCCTTACATGAATGTTGTGATGCCTCCTCTGCTTCACTCTGCCCAGCTTAAACCCGATGTTACTATCACATCTGCAGATTCGGACGCTGAGATcgatgaatctgatgatgagaG TATTGAGACTATAACGCTTGGAGATAAAAGGATAGGAATCAAGACAAGTGTCTTAGAAGAAAAAGCGACAGCTTGTAACATGATATGTTGCTATGTTGATGAGTTGAAGGAAGGATTTTTTCCATGGATTGATCAG GTTGCTCCAACATTAGTCCCACTTCTGAAGTTTTATTTCCATGAAGACGTTAGAAAGGCTGCAGTTTCAG CTATGCCGGACCTTTTACGATCAGCTAAATTAGCTGTAGAAAAAGGACAATCTCAAGGTCGAAATGAGTCCTATGTCAAGCAGTTATTAGACTACATTATACCAGCTATAGTGGAGGCTTTACACAAG GAACCAGAGACAGAAATTTGTGCTAGCATGTTGGACTCCCTAAATGAGTGTGCAAAG ATTTGTGGTCCGCTTTTAGATGAAAACCAAGTAAAGCTTATAGTGGAAGAGATTAAAATGGTAATTGCTGCTAGCTCTACTAGAAAAAGAGGAAGAGATGAGAGATCTAAAGCAGAGGACTTCGATGAAGAAGAGAGGGAACTGCTGAAGGAAGAGAATGAGCAAGAAGAAGACCTCCTTAATGAA GTTGGTGATCTCCTTGGCACTTTAATCAAATTGTTTAAAGTTTCCTtcttgcctttctttgaggacTTGTCACCACATCTTACTCCTATGTTG GGTAAGGATAAAACTGTCGAGGAAAGGAGAGTTGCTATCTGTGTATTTGACGATGTTGCTGAGGAATGTCGAGAAGCAGCTCAAAA ATACTATAATCATTATCTTCCTTTCCTGTTGGAAGCTTGCAACGATAAAAGCACCGATGTCCGACAG GCTGCTGTTTATGGGGTAGGAGTATGTGCAGAGTTTGGTGGATCTGCATTTAGCAGTCATGTTGGCA ATGCCCTTTCTAGATTGGATGTTGTAATAGGACACCCTAATAAGTTGGATCCAGACAATATCATGGCATATGACAATGCCGTTTCAGCACTCGGCAAAATTTGTCGATTTCATCGCGATAAGTTAAATGCGGCCCAG ATTGTCCCTTCCTGGTTAAGCTGCTTGCCTTTAAGAGGTGATTTGATTGAGGCCAAACTCGTGCATGATCAGCTCTGCTCAATGGTGGAAAG GTCAGACAGGGAACTTTTAGGTCCTAATAATCAATATCTTCCGAAAATAGTGATGGTCTTTGCAGAG GTCCTCTGTTCTGGAGGAGATTTGGCATCAGAGCAAACGTACAGTCGGATGATTACTTTACTGAAGCAGCTTAATCAAACATTACCACCAGACGCCCTTGCATCAACCTGGTCATCTCTGCAACCTCAGCAGCAGCTTACTCTGCAATCTATACTATCCTCTTAG
- the LOC141717144 gene encoding small ribosomal subunit protein uS7-like: MAEIGVANPPVDPKQVHSDVLLFNRWSYDDIRVADISVEDYITASAAKNPIYMPHTSGRYQAKRFRKALCPLVERLTNSLMMHGRNNGKKLMAVRIVKHAMEIIHLLTEQNPIQVIVDAVINSGPREDATRIGSAGVVRRQAVDISPLRRVNQAIYLLTTGARESAFRNVKTIAECLADELINAAKGSSNSYAIKKKDEIERVAKANR, translated from the exons ATGGCTGAAATCGGTGTTGCTAACCCACCGGTTGATCCCAAACAAGTTCACTCCGATGTTTTGTTATTTAATCGCTGGTCTTACGACGATATTCgg GTCGCTGACATATCTGTGGAGGATTACATTACTGCCTCTGCTGCTAAGAACCCAATCTACATGCCTCACACATCTGGAAGGTATCAGGCCAAGAGGTTCAGGAAGGCGCTGTGTCCACTTGTGGAGAGATTGACTAACTCTCTTATGATGCATGGGCGAAACAATGGAAAGAAACTGATGGCTGTCCGCATTGTGAAGCATGCTATGGAGATCATCCACCTGTTGACTGAGCAAAACCCCATTCAAGTTATCGTTGATGCTGTTATTAACAG TGGTCCTAGAGAAGATGCCACTAGAATTGGTTCAGCAGGTGTTGTCAGGCGCCAGGCAGTTGATATTTCTCCACTCAGGCGTGTCAACCAGGCAATATATCTTCTTACGACCGGTGCACGTGAGAGCGCTTTCAGGAACGTCAAGACGATAGCTGAGTGCTTGGCTGATGAACTCATTAATGCTGCCAAGGGTTCTTCCAACAG CTATGCtataaagaagaaagatgaaatTGAGAGGGTTGCCAAGGCCAATCGCTGA